The following coding sequences are from one Nicotiana tomentosiformis chromosome 3, ASM39032v3, whole genome shotgun sequence window:
- the LOC104091198 gene encoding O-fucosyltransferase 9, producing MHGLSRLGNGVSPPSSPRLRHGRNKNSAAFGVGGGGGISLKLQEKLGFMIVSAVYRRRGVLLFAPLLYISGMLLYMGTLGFFDASAATTEVSPPGSLYRSPQVFDKLWPFMDSHNNGSSNLLTNVWNPKLHQVWKPCTVSQEGFIDQLPKSNGYLIIEANGGLNQQRLSICDAVAVAGLLNATLVIPIFHLNSVWRDSSKFGDIFDEDFFIYALRNHVKVISQLPEDVLLQFDNNISSIVNLRVKAWSSPTYYLQKVLPKLKELGAVRIAPFSNRLAHSVPPNIQGLRCLCNFEALRFSEPIRMLAAKMVDRMVKRSLKTSGRYVSVHLRFEEDMVAFSCCIYDGGEEEKHEMDIARERSWRGKFRRRGRVIRPGANRIDGKCPLTPLEVGMMLRGMGFDNNTSLYVAAGKIYKAEKYMTPLKQIFPRLESKDTLASREELAPFEGHSSRLAALDYTVCLYSEAFVTTQGGNFPHFLVGHRRYLNEGHAKTIKPDKRKLALLFDSPDIRWNEFKRQLQDMLHHSDLKGVELKKSSSSLYTFPMPDCMCKQVDVKSASGNKTRIL from the coding sequence ATGCACGGCCTAAGCAGGCTAGGGAATGGTGTGTCTCCGCCATCGTCCCCTCGTTTGCGTCATGGGCGGAATAAGAACAGTGCTGCCTTTGGAGTTGGAGGTGGAGGAGGTATTTCACTAAAACTGCAGGAAAAGTTAGGTTTTATGATAGTATCTGCTGTATATAGACGAAGAGGAGTCTTACTTTTTGCTCCTTTATTGTATATATCTGGAATGTTGTTATATATGGGTACTTTAGGCTTTTTTGATGCATCTGCTGCTACAACTGAGGTGTCTCCACCTGGATCACTTTACCGTAGCCCACAGGTTTTTGATAAGCTCTGGCCATTCATGGATTCCCACAACAATGGATCCTCCAATTTGTTAACAAATGTGTGGAATCCCAAGTTGCATCAAGTTTGGAAGCCTTGTACTGTTTCTCAAGAAGGTTTCATTGATCAACTCCCAAAGTCGAATGGCTACCTCATAATCGAGGCGAATGGTGGACTGAACCAACAAAGGTTATCGATATGTGATGCTGTAGCAGTTGCAGGATTACTGAATGCTACTCTTGTGATTCCAATTTTTCATTTAAACAGTGTTTGGCGAGATTCTAGCAAGTTCGGCGACATATTTGATGAGGATTTCTTCATATATGCACTAAGAAATCATGTGAAAGTGATCAGTCAACTCCCTGAAGATGTACTGCTTCAGTTTGATAATAATATAAGTAGCATTGTTAACTTGAGAGTAAAGGCATGGTCCAGTCCAACCTATTATCTTCAAAAGGTCCTGCCTAAGCTGAAGGAGTTGGGGGCTGTTCGCATTGCGCCTTTTTCAAACAGATTGGCCCACTCGGTTCCTCCAAATATACAAGGGCTGCGATGTTTGTGCAATTTTGAAGCGCTTAGGTTTTCAGAGCCCATACGCATGCTTGCAGCAAAGATGGTTGATCGAATGGTAAAAAGGAGCTTGAAAACGAGTGGGAGGTATGTCTCGGTGCACCTCCGCTTTGAAGAGGACATGGTTGCATTTTCGTGCTGTATATATGATGGTGGGGAAGAAGAAAAACATGAGATGGATATTGCCCGTGAAAGAAGTTGGAGAGGAAAATTCAGGCGAAGGGGAAGAGTTATTAGGCCAGGTGCAAACCGAATAGATGGGAAGTGCCCGTTAACTCCACTTGAGGTAGGCATGATGCTTAGAGGCATGGGGTTTGACAATAACACCTCACTTTATGTTGCCGCGGGGAAAATTTACAAAGCTGAGAAATATATGACCCCACTCAAACAGATATTCCCGCGTCTGGAATCAAAAGATACATTAGCTTCCCGAGAAGAACTCGCTCCATTTGAGGGACACTCATCTAGGTTGGCAGCACTTGATTATACAGTTTGTCTTTATAGTGAAGCCTTTGTCACAACTCAGGGTGGCAACTTTCCCCACTTCTTAGTGGGTCACAGAAGATATCTGAATGAAGGACATGCAAAGACAATCAAACCAGATAAAAGGAAATTGGCTCTTTTGTTTGACAGCCCGGATATTAGATGGAACGAATTCAAACGCCAATTGCAAGACATGCTTCATCATAGTGATTTAAAGGGGGTCGAGTTAAAGAAAAGTAGTAGTTCCCTCTACACATTCCCAATGCCAGATTGCATGTGTAAGCAAGTAGATGTTAAGAGTGCAAGTGGTAACAAGACAAGGATACTATGA
- the LOC104091197 gene encoding protein DETOXIFICATION 21-like, which translates to MAADDISEKLLSKVQVQEGDNGLKLKDKIWNEWKKMWVIAAPAIFTRFSTFGVNVISQAFIGHIGSIELAAYALVITVLLRFGNGILLGMASGLETLCGQAYGAKQYHMLGIYLQRSWIVLTVTATLLLPIFIFTAPILKALGQDEAIAKEAGVISLWLIPVIYAFIASFTCQMFLQAQSKNMIISYLAACTLVIHIFLSWLLTVKFKFGITGAMISTLLAYWLPNIGQLMYVTCGGCKETWKGFTSLAFKDLWPVIKLSFSSGAMLCLELWYNTILILLTGNLKNAMVQIDALSICLNINGWEMMISLGFLAAACVRVSNELGRGSAKAARFSILTIVATSFVIGFVLFLFFLFLRGRLAYIFTESEDVAEEVDHLSPLLAFSILLNSVQPVLSGVAVGAGWQSIVAYVNIGCYYLVGIPVGVVLGYVFNMQVKGVWVGMLFGVLTQTTVLLVITLKTDWDKQVLIAQQRVKKFFIEAEPNADSQTA; encoded by the exons ATGGCAGCTGATGATATTAGTGAGAAGCTGTTAAGTAAAGTACAAGTCCAAGAGGGTGATAATGGATTGAAACTTAAGGACAAGATATGGAACGAGTGGAAGAAAATGTGGGTAATTGCTGCTCCTGCTATTTTTACTAGATTCTCAACGTTTGGTGTAAATGTCATTAGCCAAGCATTCATCGGTCACATTGGATCTATCGAACTAGCAGCTTACGCGCTTGTCATCACTGTCCTCCTCAGATTCGGGAATGGCATTCTG TTAGGAATGGCAAGTGGATTGGAAACGTTATGTGGACAGGCCTATGGTGCTAAACAATATCACATGTTAGGCATATATCTCCAAAGATCTTGGATTGTCTTGACAGTAACAGCGACTCTGCTTTTACCGATCTTTATTTTCACAGCGCCAATATTAAAAGCTTTAGGCCAGGATGAAGCGATAGCTAAAGAGGCCGGAGTCATTTCGTTATGGTTAATACCAGTGATTTATGCCTTCATTGCATCTTTTACATGCCAAATGTTCTTACAAGCACAGAGCAAGAACATGATCATTTCATACTTAGCAGCATGTACTCTTGTGATCCATATATTTCTATCGTGGCTTTTAACCGTGAAGTTCAAATTTGGAATTACTGGCGCCATGATATCGACACTTTTGGCATACTGGCTTCCGAATATTGGTCAGTTAATGTATGTTACTTGTGGAGGATGCAAAGAAACATGGAAAGGTTTTACTTCGTTGGCCTTTAAAGATCTCTGGCCTGTTATCAAGCTCTCTTTCTCTTCAGGTGCAATGCTCTG CCTTGAACTCTGGTACAACACTATACTGATTCTTCTTACCGGAAACCTGAAAAATGCTATGGTTCAGATTGATGCTCTTTCTATATG TCTTAACATCAATGGTTGGGAAATGATGATTTCTCTTGGATTCTTAGCTGCAGCATG TGTACGAGTATCAAACGAGCTGGGAAGAGGGAGCGCAAAAGCAGCAAGATTTTCAATCTTGACAATAGTGGCAACCTCGTTTGTCATTGGCTTCGTCCTGTTTCTGTTCTTCCTGTTCTTGCGCGGACGCCTGGCTTATATATTCACTGAAAGTGAAGATGTAGCTGAAGAAGTGGATCACTTATCTCCTCTATTAGCATTTTCTATACTTTTGAACAGTGTCCAACCAGTTCTTTCTG GTGTAGCTGTTGGAGCTGGATGGCAGAGCATAGTAGCATATGTTAACATTGGCTGTTACTACTTGGTTGGAATTCCAGTTGGAGTTGTGCTTGGTTATGTTTTCAATATGCAAGTTAAA GGTGTTTGGGTTGGAATGCTGTTTGGTGTACTGACGCAAACTACAGTACTACTTGTAATCACTCTAAAAACTGATTGGGATAAGCAG GTATTAATTGCTCAGCAGAGAGTGAAGAAGTTCTTTATAGAAGCTGAACCTAATGCTGATTCACAGACTGCTTGA